GTGGGTCGGCGTAAAGGTGATCGCGGGGCTATTGGTTAAGTCATCGATCGTCACGCGCGCGTCAAGCCCCCCGATAAGATCGTGGCGCACCCCGATGGGGAAGCGGTGCTGAAAGTCGAGATCGACCGTATCCCTCGTCTCGCGACTCAGGAACTCATCGCGAAAGGTCCGGTCGTAGTAAAACTGGAGGGTGGTTTCCCTACGATCAGCCGTCCGATGCCTCCAGCGGGTGAGGAGATTGCCCCCCGCAGAGTCACCCTGGTTGTCGGAGGTGGCTGAGAAGGGGGGCAGGAGCGAGGGAACCGTGAGTGTCTGGCCGAAATCGCCCTTGTAGAGATCGCCCTGAACCGTCACCGCATCGCGGGTGGAAGGCTCCCAGTCCATTCGAAAGCCGCCCCGGTACGCCCTCCAGTCATCGTTCGCCCCAAGGCCGCTGGCGGTTACCAGGTTATCGCGATTCGCATACTTGAAGTAGCCCCGGTAGAAGAGATCGTCTCCCACCTTGCCACCGTAGCGCGTCCCCACGAACCCACGCTCCTCGTTCCCTCCGCCAGTCTCGATGTAGCCTCCTTGAGTCGCCCTGGCATGTTTGGTGATGATATTGATGACGCCGTTGACCGCATTGGCGCCCCAGAGGGTCCCGCCAGGTCCGCGGATGACCTCGATCCGGTCGATATCCTCGAGGAGGGTGTCCTGCACGTCCCAGAAGACCCCGGCGAACAGCGGCGTGTAGACGCTCCGTCCATCTATGAGGACCAGAAGTTTGTTCGCAAAGGCGTTGTTGAACCCGCGAGTGGAAATGGCCCATCGGTGAGCATTGATCTGCGCGACCTCAACGCCCGGCGCCAAGCGCAGCGCTTCCGGGATGCTCGTGACACCTGCTCGGCGGATATCCTCTCCGGTAATGACAAAGACAGCCGCAGCACTCTCCCACAACCGCTCCTCCTTCTTGGAAGCTGACGTAATCTCGATGCTCATCAACTGCTCGAGCGTAAGCTCCGTCAGATCAGGTGGATGGTTTATGGCCTCGGCAGCAGGGTGGAACCATGTACCAATCAAGCCCCCCGCCAGCACCAGGATCCGAGCGGCTCTGGCCATCACCACGCTCCCCATAAAACTCCGGACGCTGACTCGCTCCAACAGCATTCGGTTGTCCCCGATCACGCTTACACCCGACGGCCGCGTTAGCGCACAATTCTGAGATCGATCCCCATATACAGGACCGGCGTCCCTCAACCTCCCCAATCATCAGGTGCCCTATCCGATATAGTTCGCCGCAGATCTCGAAATTATCTTCTCGGAGTCGTCACGTTTAAGTCAAAGACGCGAAATACTAGGGTATTCAAGCGCATTATGTCAAACCTTTTCTAACTCTCTTATACCATCGATAACACCGACGCAGTCTTTGGTGTTGCCCTCATAGCGGAATATGATTCAGGGTTTGATAGTATCGGCGCAGAATCGCAGGGAGGGATGAGTCTGAATAGTTTATCTGCAGACAGTGTGGCTATCGCCAGGCGAGATACTCAAGTGGCATAGGTTCTCAACCGATGGCTGGCCGCAACGTCACCGACGGTCGTGGGCCTGATGCGTAACGGTAATAATCGTGTGGATGCCGCCGCGAACGTAAAAATCGGCGATCAGCTTCATGGAGCGGGGCTGGCAGGCCTTGACGAGGTCATCCATAATACGGTTCGTAACGGCCTCGTGGAAGTGTCCCTCGTTCCGGAAAGACCAGAGGTAAAGCTTGAGCGACTTCAATTCAATGCATAACCGATCCGGGATATAGGTAAGCGTGAGAGTCGCAAAGTCGGGCTGACCGGTTCGGGGGCAAAGGCAGGTAAACTCTGGGCAGGTCAGATGGATTTCATAATCGCGCCCCGGTTCAGGATTGAGAAATGTTTCGAGTTCTTTCGACGATTGGGTTCCCACCGCTTTTCTCCCTCGTGGTCATTGCGAGCGACTGAAAGGAACACGGCAATCTCGTCTTAGGTAAGATTGCTTCGGTCACTGCGTTCCCTCGCAATGGCACTCATTCAATGCGCGTTTATTAGCATATGGACTCGCCGGCACCTCACAACTATAACATGCTGACCAACCACGTGAGGGTGCTTACAGGGAGGCGCCCCTATTCAATCCGGAAGCGTTGGGGACGTAAGTGTTCGTTCTTACATCTCGGGCACCGAGAGGGATCGTTGAATCTGGATCGACCCCTGAAGCGATAGCCACAATTGTCGCAGGTCGGTGAATGGATGAGCAGACGGGATGGTTGGACAACGGAGCGAGCGATATGCTCGAGGTCGTCGATAATGATCTTCCTGGATACGACAAAGTTCCTGGCCAGCTCGTCCAGCGTCCACTCGCCATCCCGGAGCATCGTCATGATCTCCTGCCGCCGCGTCAGTTCCACCTTTGGCCCTCGCTTAACGCTTCACCCTATGTCCCATTTCGACCTGTTCGACCACCCGCTTACCTTCATCCTCGTTGGCCTTAGCCTGGTGGACCACCGGCTGCCGAAAGAACCAGTGAGCGCCCAAACGACAGGTAAACGCCTCGTGGGAGCATGCGCCTTTTCATCGCTCGATTCCCTTCAGAAAGATCGATGCAAACAGCTCTACCACCTCTTCCGGAGAGGAGTGGGGAGGGCGTTTAATCCCGAACAGCTCATGGATCAACAGGTAATGCACGATCATCCCGATGAATCCCCGTGCCGCGACCAGCGCATTCATCGACCGGAACCGCTTTTCTTCGATCCGTTTACGAATATAGTTGCTCAGAAACTCATGCAGCTTTTTGACTCGCGATTCGAAGAAGATATCGGACAATTCGTGCTCTTCGAGGGCGCTGAACAGCAGGAGCCGCATGAGGCTCGGGTCGGCTACCGTCTGCTCGATCATCTTCAGGCCTATCGCTCGAAGGACCCCGGCGTCATCTTTCCTGTGCGCGGCCGTCGCTGCGCTCGCCAGCAACTCCTCGGTCGCGGATTTTGCTTCGATGATCGCGGAATACAACTCTTGCTTGGTGGCAAAGTGTCGGTAGATCATCGCCTCACTGATGCCGGCAGCCTCTGCGATCTCGCGCGTCCTGGTCCCCCTAAACCCTTTCCGCGAGAACAGATTTACCGCCGCCTCAACAATCTGCTGCCGGCGCTCTTCGGCGTTCAAACGCTCTTTCATTGTGAGTCCTCGAACGGTTGACGCACACATGGTGACCACAACATTTTCAATAAGTAAGCACTTACATACTTACTCGAACCAATAACAATGTCAACTATTGTTCTCCGCAATCCAAGCTGAAGCGTGATGAGAGGCAAGCCGATTACTGCGCACACCACCGTTACGGAAGACGGCGCTACTTGACAGGCGGGCTGCTTCTATCTGGCGGCCGTTCCCTACTCCGTGACCTTGAAGACTTGATCGTGCGGGCGGACGCGCTCGGGGACCTTGACCCCGACCAACTGGCCCGGTTCGGCTCGCTGCAGGGCGTGGTGCTCGAGCTGGATCGAGTCCACTCGTTGGGTTAATTCGGTGGTGTGGCCCTTAATGTGAATGGTGTCACCCACCACCAGATGACTCTCGGTGATCTCAATTGCGGCTACCCCCACCTTGGCAAAATACTCTTTCACGTAACCCACCTTGACCTCTGCCATGGCTTTCCTCCTCCCACCATCACAATGCCCAAGATCTCCAAATCTTTCTTCTTAAAGTGATTTCATCATATCGCGGCCTCGAAAAGGAGTCAAATCACCCCAGGGCCCCTGATGGTAAACACCTGGGGCCGCGGATCGAGGAGGTGCTCTACATCAATTCCAGCGGTACTTTCAGTCATGAGAATCGCAAGATAAAGATGTGACGATTACAAAAGTACCTACTGATTTGATAATTGTGATATTATTAAGGAGGTTGATGGGCTCGCGAAGTTGCTGAATCCCGAGCCCTGGAACGGGAGACACTGTCCATGCTCCACTGTCCCCTTGGACGGTGAGGAGGGGAACAACAGATCTATGGAAGTTGAGAAACTCGCGCCGCGAACTATCGCATACTTCTCTATGGAGGTCGCACTCGAAAGCCCTCTGCCCACATACAGCGGAGGGCTTGGTGTATTGGCGGGTGATATGCTGCGCAGCGCTGCCGACCTGGGGCTATCCATGGTCGGTGTGACGCTGCTGTATCGAAAGGGCTACTTTTCTCAACGGCTCGATGAAGAGGGACGCCAATACGAGGAGCCGGCAACGTGGCCTGTCGACCAATTCCTCCATCTCACGGATAGCACATGCCAGGTAGAGATCGAGGGACGGCAGGTCACTGTGCGCGCATGGCGGTACCTGATCACCGGGGCATCAGGCGCCGTCGTTCCTGTGTTGCTGCTGGATACCGATCTGCCCACCAACGATCCCTATGATCGCACGCTGACCGACCACCTGTATGGCGGCGACCAGCGGTATCGCCTGTGTCAGGAGGTCATTCTCGGGGTGGGCGGCGTGCGCATGCTGCGAGCAATGGGTTACACCCGGGTGTTCAGGTTCCATATGAACGAAGGCCATGCCGCCCTGCTGGCCCTGGAGTTGTTTGCCGAGGAGTTCAAGCAGATGCCGGAGCGGCGGCAGGACGCCATCGATCTGGTAAAGCACCTCTGCGTCTTCACCACTCACACACCGCTTCCCGCCGGCCACGATCAGTTTTCTCTTGCTCTGGCCCAACGCGTCTTGAACGCGGACCAGTGGGAGGCAGTGCAAGCTCTCGGCTGTTGCAACGGCTCGCTCAACATGACATGCGTGGCACTCCGTTTGAGCGATTACGTGAACGGGGTAACCAAACGGCACAGTGAGGTGTCACGTACCTTGTTTCCCAACCTCGTCATCGGCTCCATCACCAACGGCGTCCATTCCGCGACCTGGACCGCCCCGGCATTTCGCGCCCTGTATGATCGGTATACCCCGGATTGGCGAGAGGACAGCTTCCTCCTGCGGTACGCGCTTGGCATTCCCCTCGACGCTATTCGGCAGGCCCATGACGAGGCGAAGCAGTTGCTGATCAAAGAGGTCAACAGATCGGTACACATAGCCTTTGATCATCATGCCTTCACCATCGGCTTCGCACGGAGGGCGACGTCCTACAAGCGCCCGGATCTGCTTTTTTACGATCGGGAGCGGCTCAGAAGCATTTCGGTCCAGCACGGCCCGTTGCAGGTGATCTTTTCCGGAAAAGCGCATCCCCAAGATGAAGAGGGAAAGGCGCTGATCCAAAAAATATTCCGCTGGGCGAAAGAGCTGGCGCCTGAAGTCAAGATCGCTTACCTGCCCAACTACAATATGGAACTGGGTCTGCTGCTCACCTCAGGCACGGATCTATGGCTCAATACACCGCAGCCGCCATATGAAGCATCCGGGACCAGCGGGATGAAGGCGGCCCACAACGGGGTACCGAGCCTCAGCGTTCTCGACGGCTGGTGGTTAGAAGTGCCCGTGGAAGGCGTAACCGGCTGGGCCATCGGTTCCCGAGATTACGGAACGGTATTCGAGAGGCGGGATGACAAGGACGCAGAGGAACTCTACTGTAAGCTGGAGGATACGATCCTACCCATTTACCACGGCGACCCCATCCGATGGGCGGAGTTGATGCGATTTACTATTGCGCTCAACGCCTCTTTCTTCAATACGGACAGGATGATCCACGAATACGTCACCCACGCCTACCGAGATCAGTAGCCGGCAGACTGCCTGCCGCCGGTTCCGGTTGCTCACCACTCATGCATGCTCTATAATGCCCAGACAATGATCTCCGCTGAAGAAACGAAGATGCCGGCAACCCGTGACGTTCTACATCTGCGCAACAATATGATCCAGTCGCTTCAGCGGGAACTGGACGGCTTCAAGGCCGAGGGCCTTTACCGGTGGCTCAGACAGGTCGACGGTCTACAGGGCCCGCGAATTCGCGTGGACGGTAGAGAAGCGATCCTCTTCGCCGGCAACGACTACCTTGGCCTGGCCTGCCACCCGCGATTGAAGAGCGCCGCCTGTCAGGCTACCATGCGGTACGGCTGCAGCGCCGCCGCCGCCCGTCTGATCTCGGGTAATCACGATCTCTATCCCCAACTGGAGGAACAGCTTGCCCGCTTCAAACAGGCCGAGGCGGCCCTCCTGTTCAGCACCGGGTATCAAGCCAACCTGAGCGTGATCTCCGCCCTGATGGACTCTCAGGACGTGGTGTTCAGTGATGCGCTGAACCATGCGAGCGTCGTTGACGGCTGTCGGCTCTCGCGAGCTCAGGTCCGCATCTTCCCGCACAACGACCTCACCGCCCTGGAGGACCTCCTGAGGGAAGAGACCTCCGCCAGGCGACGGCTCATCGTGGTCGATGGCCTCTACAGCATGGATGGAGACGTCGCGCCATTAGGGGAGATCATCGGACTGGCGGAACGCTACGACTGCGTAACGATGGTGGACGACTCCCATGGCATCGGCGTACTGGGTAAGACCGGACGCGGGACCGCCGAGGCGACGGGCGTGCTGGGCCGGATCGACATCGAGACCGGAAGCCTCGCTAAAGCGCTGGGCGGCTTTGGCGCCTATGTGGTCGGAAACCGCACAGTCATCGACTACCTGATCAACCGGGCCAGACCCTTCATCTTCACGTGCGCATTGCCTCCCGCGGTGCTGGCAACCGCACTCGAGGCGCTCACCATCGTGGAGCAAGAGCCTGAGCGGCGGCAGCGGTTATGGGACAACACCAGGCACATGCGGGCAGGACTGCGCGAGATCGGGTTTGAGGTCAACTCAAGCGGGACCCAGATCATCCCTCTGATCGTTGGAGAGCCTGAGCGCGCCATGCGCTTCTGTCAAGAGTTGCTGGACCGCGGCGTCTTTGCCCAAGGGATCCGCTATCCTGCCGTCCCGCGCGGAACCGAACGGATCCGACTCATCGTAACAGCCTCACACAGCAAGGCAGATCTGGATATCGCGCTAACCGCTCTAGGCGGGGCGGGGCGGGCCCTCGCGCTCATTTAATTCACTCACGACCTTGACCCGGTAAAAAGGAGGGGCGTCTTGGCGCAACACAGTGGAAGCAGTTCAGATCTCAAGGGCAGGCAGCTTGCTTTCCTGCTCCTCTTGCTGGTTGTCTTTGTCCTGGCAAGCCAGACAGTTCCTCTTTACTCTGACTGGCTCTGGTTTCAGGAGGTCAAGCTTTCCAAGGTTTTTCTGACGATCCTCACGACGCAACTGACGCTCGCCATCGCATTCGGCCTGGCCTTCTCGGTCCTGGTCTACGTGAACCTGTTCCTGGCCAGCCGATTTACCACTACCGATGTCCTCCTCGAGGTGGAGGACCGGTTCGGGCTCCCCAGTCGCCTGGTCATCGAACCGTACTTCCGCCCACTCTTAATCCCCGGCGCCCTCGGACTCGGAGTCCTCTCGGCATTCCGAGGGTCCGCCGCGTGGGAGTTTTACATCCGCTTTGCGAACGCGTTACCCTTTGGCATTCAAGATCCGATCTTTCGTACGGACGTCGGCTTCTATGTCTTTAAGCTGCCCTTCCTCTCCTTCGTGTACAGTTGGTTGATCACCTCGGTCGTCCTGACCCTCATATTGACTGCCCTGACCTACCTCCTCTTTCGGGGCATACAGATCACGACCCGGGGACCCATCATCGCCCGCCTGGCGAGAACGCACCTGCTCGTGCTCGGCGCAGTGCTGTTCCTGATTAAGGCGGTTGGATATCGGCTCGACACCTACCAACTCCTGTACTCCCCTCGCGGAATGGTCTTCGGCGCGGGCTATAGCGACATTAACGCCAACCTCCCGGCCCTCAATTTTCTGACGGTCCTGGCCATCTTTGTCGCCCTCCTCTGTCTGGCTCAAATCTTCCAGCGCGGCTGGAGACTGGTCCTGGTCGGCCTCGGGATGCTGGTCGTCTCCAGCATTATCGGCCTGGGTCTCTATCCCGGCTTCATCCAGCGCTTCCGCGTCGTCCCGAACGAAATCGATGCAGAGAGTCCTTACATCAGTCACAACATCCGCTTCACCCGCCAGGCTTACGGACTCGACCGGATCGATGAGCGAGAGTTTCCGGCTGAGGAAACCCTGACACGGGAGGACCTGCGACGCAACGATCCGACGATCAAGAACATCCGGCTCTGGGATCACCGTCCGTTACTCACGACCTACGGCCAGCTCCAGGAGATCCGGACCTACTACAAGTTCGTAGACGTGGACAACGATCGGTACCCGATCGATGGCGAGTATCGGCAGGTCATGCTCTCGGCCAGAGAGATGTCGTATCAAAATCTCCCAGGCCGGAGTTGGATCAATGAGCATCTGATCTTTACCCACGGCTACGGGGTCGTCCTCGGGCCAGTGAACCGGATCACCCCGGAGGGGCTGCCGGAGTTCCTGATCAAAGACATCCCGCCTGTCTCAACCTCATCGATTAAGGTTACGCGCCCGGAAATCTACTTTGGCGAGCTCGCCAACGACTACGTCATCGTCAAAACGCAGGCCCAGGAACTGGATTACCCCTCGGGCGAAAAGAACGTCTATAGCACCTATAACGGCCAGGGTGGCGTGCCGCTCACGTCCTTCGGACGAAAACTGCTCTTCGCGACCCGCTTCGGCACCATCAAGATCCTCCTCTCGCAAGACCTGACATCAGACAGCAGGATCATGTATTACCGACAGATCTCCGAGCGGGTCCAGAAGGCGGCGCCCTTTTTGAGCTTCGATCGGGACCCCTATCTGGTCATCGCTCGGGACGGCCGCCTGTTCTGGATCATCGACGCCTACACCGTCTCGGATATGTACCCATACTCCGAACCGATCCGCGGCGTAGGCAACTATATCCGCAACTCGGTCAAAGCGGTGGTAGACGCCTACAACGGGAGCGTCAACTTCTATCTGGCCGATCCCACCGATCCCGTGATCAAGGCCTATGACCGTGCCTTCCCTGGACTGTTTCAACCGCTCGACGCGATGCCGGACGACCTGAAGGCCCATCTTCGCTACCCTCAAGGGATGTTCAACATCCAGGCCAGGCTCTACAACACCTACCACATGCAGGATCCCCAGGTCTTTTACAACAAAGAAGATCTCTGGAGCATCCCCGCTGAGATGGAGCCGTACTACACCATCATGCGGCTTCCGGGCGAAACGAAGGAAGAGTTTATCCTTCTCTTGCCGTTTACGCCAAATAAGAAAGACAACATGATTGCCTGGCTCGCGGCCCGCAGCGACCCGCCACACTACGGCAAGCTGATCGCCTTCAACTTCCCC
The Candidatus Methylomirabilota bacterium DNA segment above includes these coding regions:
- a CDS encoding TonB-dependent receptor plug domain-containing protein; this encodes MIGDNRMLLERVSVRSFMGSVVMARAARILVLAGGLIGTWFHPAAEAINHPPDLTELTLEQLMSIEITSASKKEERLWESAAAVFVITGEDIRRAGVTSIPEALRLAPGVEVAQINAHRWAISTRGFNNAFANKLLVLIDGRSVYTPLFAGVFWDVQDTLLEDIDRIEVIRGPGGTLWGANAVNGVINIITKHARATQGGYIETGGGNEERGFVGTRYGGKVGDDLFYRGYFKYANRDNLVTASGLGANDDWRAYRGGFRMDWEPSTRDAVTVQGDLYKGDFGQTLTVPSLLPPFSATSDNQGDSAGGNLLTRWRHRTADRRETTLQFYYDRTFRDEFLSRETRDTVDLDFQHRFPIGVRHDLIGGLDARVTIDDLTNSPAITFTPTH
- the queF gene encoding NADPH-dependent 7-cyano-7-deazaguanine reductase QueF — encoded protein: MGTQSSKELETFLNPEPGRDYEIHLTCPEFTCLCPRTGQPDFATLTLTYIPDRLCIELKSLKLYLWSFRNEGHFHEAVTNRIMDDLVKACQPRSMKLIADFYVRGGIHTIITVTHQAHDRR
- a CDS encoding transcriptional regulator, with the translated sequence MELTRRQEIMTMLRDGEWTLDELARNFVVSRKIIIDDLEHIARSVVQPSRLLIHSPTCDNCGYRFRGRSRFNDPSRCPRCKNEHLRPQRFRIE
- a CDS encoding TetR/AcrR family transcriptional regulator; this encodes MKERLNAEERRQQIVEAAVNLFSRKGFRGTRTREIAEAAGISEAMIYRHFATKQELYSAIIEAKSATEELLASAATAAHRKDDAGVLRAIGLKMIEQTVADPSLMRLLLFSALEEHELSDIFFESRVKKLHEFLSNYIRKRIEEKRFRSMNALVAARGFIGMIVHYLLIHELFGIKRPPHSSPEEVVELFASIFLKGIER
- a CDS encoding translation elongation factor-like protein, with amino-acid sequence MAEVKVGYVKEYFAKVGVAAIEITESHLVVGDTIHIKGHTTELTQRVDSIQLEHHALQRAEPGQLVGVKVPERVRPHDQVFKVTE
- the glgP gene encoding alpha-glucan family phosphorylase; the protein is MEVEKLAPRTIAYFSMEVALESPLPTYSGGLGVLAGDMLRSAADLGLSMVGVTLLYRKGYFSQRLDEEGRQYEEPATWPVDQFLHLTDSTCQVEIEGRQVTVRAWRYLITGASGAVVPVLLLDTDLPTNDPYDRTLTDHLYGGDQRYRLCQEVILGVGGVRMLRAMGYTRVFRFHMNEGHAALLALELFAEEFKQMPERRQDAIDLVKHLCVFTTHTPLPAGHDQFSLALAQRVLNADQWEAVQALGCCNGSLNMTCVALRLSDYVNGVTKRHSEVSRTLFPNLVIGSITNGVHSATWTAPAFRALYDRYTPDWREDSFLLRYALGIPLDAIRQAHDEAKQLLIKEVNRSVHIAFDHHAFTIGFARRATSYKRPDLLFYDRERLRSISVQHGPLQVIFSGKAHPQDEEGKALIQKIFRWAKELAPEVKIAYLPNYNMELGLLLTSGTDLWLNTPQPPYEASGTSGMKAAHNGVPSLSVLDGWWLEVPVEGVTGWAIGSRDYGTVFERRDDKDAEELYCKLEDTILPIYHGDPIRWAELMRFTIALNASFFNTDRMIHEYVTHAYRDQ
- the bioF gene encoding 8-amino-7-oxononanoate synthase, giving the protein MISAEETKMPATRDVLHLRNNMIQSLQRELDGFKAEGLYRWLRQVDGLQGPRIRVDGREAILFAGNDYLGLACHPRLKSAACQATMRYGCSAAAARLISGNHDLYPQLEEQLARFKQAEAALLFSTGYQANLSVISALMDSQDVVFSDALNHASVVDGCRLSRAQVRIFPHNDLTALEDLLREETSARRRLIVVDGLYSMDGDVAPLGEIIGLAERYDCVTMVDDSHGIGVLGKTGRGTAEATGVLGRIDIETGSLAKALGGFGAYVVGNRTVIDYLINRARPFIFTCALPPAVLATALEALTIVEQEPERRQRLWDNTRHMRAGLREIGFEVNSSGTQIIPLIVGEPERAMRFCQELLDRGVFAQGIRYPAVPRGTERIRLIVTASHSKADLDIALTALGGAGRALALI
- a CDS encoding UPF0182 family protein — protein: MAQHSGSSSDLKGRQLAFLLLLLVVFVLASQTVPLYSDWLWFQEVKLSKVFLTILTTQLTLAIAFGLAFSVLVYVNLFLASRFTTTDVLLEVEDRFGLPSRLVIEPYFRPLLIPGALGLGVLSAFRGSAAWEFYIRFANALPFGIQDPIFRTDVGFYVFKLPFLSFVYSWLITSVVLTLILTALTYLLFRGIQITTRGPIIARLARTHLLVLGAVLFLIKAVGYRLDTYQLLYSPRGMVFGAGYSDINANLPALNFLTVLAIFVALLCLAQIFQRGWRLVLVGLGMLVVSSIIGLGLYPGFIQRFRVVPNEIDAESPYISHNIRFTRQAYGLDRIDEREFPAEETLTREDLRRNDPTIKNIRLWDHRPLLTTYGQLQEIRTYYKFVDVDNDRYPIDGEYRQVMLSAREMSYQNLPGRSWINEHLIFTHGYGVVLGPVNRITPEGLPEFLIKDIPPVSTSSIKVTRPEIYFGELANDYVIVKTQAQELDYPSGEKNVYSTYNGQGGVPLTSFGRKLLFATRFGTIKILLSQDLTSDSRIMYYRQISERVQKAAPFLSFDRDPYLVIARDGRLFWIIDAYTVSDMYPYSEPIRGVGNYIRNSVKAVVDAYNGSVNFYLADPTDPVIKAYDRAFPGLFQPLDAMPDDLKAHLRYPQGMFNIQARLYNTYHMQDPQVFYNKEDLWSIPAEMEPYYTIMRLPGETKEEFILLLPFTPNKKDNMIAWLAARSDPPHYGKLIAFNFPKAKLVYGPRQINARIDQDSFISQQLSLWSQRGSTVIRGSMLAIPIERSLLYVQPLYLAAENGSLPELKRIIVAHGSQIAMEESLDAALAKVFGGAARGPAEARIPSGTAAPPEVDSSLKMLATRAYDHYTRAQDLLRQGNFAGYGEEVKRLESALKELRARAGK